The following coding sequences lie in one Xylocopa sonorina isolate GNS202 chromosome 7, iyXylSono1_principal, whole genome shotgun sequence genomic window:
- the LOC143425102 gene encoding von Hippel-Lindau disease tumor suppressor-like, with protein MFISVSKRDQQLKVQLEAALETAEMPLVLRSLDNVNRVFVKFVNRTLHDVVLYWIDYQGRAVNYGTLRYNESLDIDTFVTHPWIFVDRDTHDRYVVDNEDVFFPKPMSRCARARRYVCITLPVFTLRRLSLRAIRQRLTHKRQVLQLDIPRCLQQELASMLPGDEQEPEENVNSPAPIPLTSHLFRRMEED; from the exons ATGttcatctccgtatcgaagcgggACCAGCAGTTAAAGGTACAGCTAGAGGCAGCGCTAGAGACAGCAGAGATGCCCTTGGTCCTCCGTTCGCTCGACAACGTGAACAGGGTCTTCGTAAAGTTCGTGAACCGCACGTTGCACGACGTGGTTCTGTATTGGATCGATTACCAGGGCAGAGCGGTCAACTACGGGACGCTGCGGTACAACGAGAGCCTGGACATCGACACGTTCGTCACCCACCCGTGGATCTTCGTCGACAGGGACACCCACGACAG GTACGTGGTGGACAATGAGGACGTGTTCTTCCCGAAGCCGATGTCGCGTTGCGCGAGGGCCAGGCGTTACGTCTGCATCACCCTTCCGGTGTTCACGCTGCGCCGGCTGTCCTTGAGGGCCATCAGGCAGCGTCTGACCCACAAACGGCAGGTGTTACAACTGGACATCCCCAGGTGCCTTCAGCAGGAGCTGGCCAGCATGCTGCCGGGTGACGAGCAGGAACCGGAGGAGAATGTCAACTCGCCAGCGCCGATACCGTTGACGTCCCATCTCTTCCGTCGGATGGAGGAGGATTAA